In Papio anubis isolate 15944 chromosome 17, Panubis1.0, whole genome shotgun sequence, the following are encoded in one genomic region:
- the KRT12 gene encoding keratin, type I cytoskeletal 12 gives MDLSNNTMSLSVRTPGLSRRLSSQSVIAGRPRGMSASSVGSGYGGSAFGFGPSYGGGFSAASMFGSSSGFGGGSGSSMAGGLGAGYGRALGGSGFGGLGMGFGGSPGGGSLGILSGNDGGLLSGSEKETMQNLNDRLASYLDKVRALEEANTELENKIREWYETRGTGTGDASQNDYSKYYPLIEDLRNKIIAANIGNAQLLLQIDNARLAAEDFRMKYENELALRQGVEADINGLRRVLDELTLTRTDLEMQIESLNEELAYMKKNHEEELQSFRVGGPGEVSVEMDAAPGVDLTRLLNDMRAQYETIAEQNRKDAEAWFIEKSGELRKEISTNTEQLQSSKSEVTDLRRAVQNLEIELQSQLAMKKSLEDSLAEAEGDYCAQLSQVQQLISNLEAQLLQVRADAERQNVDHQRLLNVKARLELEIETYRRLLDGEAQGDGLEESLFVTDSKSQAQSTDSSKDPTKTRKIKTVVQEMVNGEVVSSQVQEIEELM, from the exons ATGGATCTCTCCAACAACACCATGTCACTCTCAGTGCGCACCCCCGGACTGTCCCGGCGGCTCTCCTCCCAGAGTGTGATAGCAGGCAGACCCAGGGGCATGTCTGCTTCCAGTGTTGGAAGTGGCTATGGGGGAAGTGCCTTTGGCTTTGGACCCAGCTATGGGGGAGGCTTTTCTGCTGCTTCCATGTTTGGTTCTAGTTCTGGCTTTGGGGGTGGCTCTGGAAGTTCCATGGCAGGAGGACTGGGTGCTGGTTATGGGAGAGCCCTgggtggaagtggctttggaggACTGGGGATGGGATTTGGGGGCAGCCCAGGAGGTGGCTCTCTAGGTATTCTCTCAGGCAATGATGGAGGCCTTCTTTCTGGCTCAGAAAAGGAAACTATGCAAAATCTTAATGATAGATTAGCTTCCTACCTGGATAAGGTGCGAGCTCTAGAAGAGGCTAATACTGAGCTAGAAAACAAAATTCGAGAATGGTATGAAACACGAGGAACTGGGACTGGAGATGCTTCACAGAATGATTACAGCAAATATTATCCACTGATTGAAGACCTCAGGAATAAG ATCATTGCAGCCAACATTGGAAATGCCCAGCTCCTCTTGCAGATCGACAACGCGAGACTGGCTGCCGAGGACTTCAGGATGAA GTATGAGAATGAACTGGCCCTACGCCAGGGCGTCGAGGCTGACATCAATGGCCTGCGCCGGGTGCTGGACGAGCTGACCCTGACCAGGACCGACCTGGAGATGCAGATCGAGAGCCTGAATGAGGAGCTGGCCTACATGAAGAAGAACCACGAGGAA GAGCTCCAAAGCTTCCGGGTGGGCGGCCCAGGCGAGGTCAGCGTAGAAATGGACGCTGCCCCCGGAGTGGACCTCACCAGGCTCCTCAACGATATGCGGGCGCAGTATGAAACCATCGCTGAGCAGAATCGGAAGGACGCTGAAGCCTGGTTCATTGAAAAG AGCGGGGAGCTCCGGAAGGAGATTAGCACCAACACCGAGCAGCTTCAGTCCAGCAAGAGCGAGGTCACCGACCTGCGTCGCGCCGTTCAGAACCTGGAGATcgagctgcagtcccagctcgCCATG AAGAAATCTCTGGAAGACTCGTTGGCCGAAGCCGAGGGCGATTACTGCGCGCAGCTGtcccaggtgcagcagctcatcaGCAACCTGGAGGCACAGCTGCTGCAGGTGCGCGCGGATGCAGAGCGCCAGAACGTGGACCACCAGCGGCTGCTGAATGTCAAGGCCCGCCTGGAGCTGGAGATTGAGACCTACCGCCGCCTGCTGGACGGGGAGGCCCAAGG TGATGGTTTGGAGGAAAGTTTATTTGTGACAGACTCCAAATCACAAGCACAGTCAACTGATTCCTCTAAAG aCCCGACCAAAACCCGAAAAATCAAGACAGTTGTGCAGGAGATGGTGAATGGTGAGGTGGTCTCATCTCAAGTTCAGGAAATTGAAGAACTAATGTAA